The segment agcacccacggccaggatcgaacccaggtctccggcactgtgaggctgcagctcttccagctgcaccactgcgcgaCTGATCTAATTTGTTGGatcttaaataaaaacagaaaactcaACAAGACAGTCAGTATCTGGAAGAACGAAAAACAGTTAGTCTTTCCAGCTGTACTTTGCCTAGCTTTGTACACTTAGAGAAGCATGTTCTTGCATTGGAAGGGATTTGTACACATCGAGAAGCATGTTCTTGCATTGGAAGGGATCCACCCTTCAAAAAGCTCCGTGGAGCCTTCCAACCAAACAGAAATGATGTGGTTTGTCCAGGGTttgctttgactggatagctccatctccttcattgAAGAGAGCACAATCTCACATCTCAGAACAGTGCAGCAAAAGGCTTGGGAAAGTTCAGCATTGTTTTCTGCCAAAGGTCAACTTCATATAACCATCTGGCAACTCTTTAAAGCAGCATATCTGCATTTTAACATTTCAATAAACGGTATCTCCAGCTGGCAATAAATCCTATCTTTATAATCCATCTTTAAACACTGGATTGAAGACAGTCTCAATTTAATTGTTAGCTTTTAAAATTTATATATGAGCATTCATATCCACTCTGTTCCGTCATCAAATTCATGAGTAGCTCAGCAAGTCTGCTTTTAACCCTTAACATGGTGAATATTTCCCTGACTTAATATCTCTTTCGACTTTGATTTCTTAAGGATTGCATCTGCCCCAATAGCTGAAACCTGGCAGTACGAGGAATGTGGCAACCCAAGAAAGGAGGTGGATGAGGGTTTTCTGTTTAAGCTATGTGTTTAGTTTTAGAATTCCTATCCAGTATCATCACGATCATCTACATATATCCTCTCTGTTGAACAAAACCATCCATTATTTCCCTGTGCCACACTTACAGGCACAATGTGCAGGTCTGAAGTTTGCCATTCCTAAACTCTGGTGCTAgatgttctggccaattttattATTGCTTTGTCGTAACCATTTGGTGCAACTAAGTTGCTTGCTCATCTAATTCAAAGagaagtttagtttcgagacacagtgtggaaccaggcccattggctcaccaagtccaggCCGTCCATTGATCACTAGTACACTATACGCTAGTTCaacttacacactaggaacaattttctgaaaccaattaacctacaaacctgcacttctttataatgtggaggaaaccggagcaccaggagaaaacccaggcggtccaccatgagaacgtacaaactccacagtcaggattgaaccggggtctctggcgctgtaaggcaacaactctaccgctgtgccactctaaACACCCAGTAATGCAGGGCTGGAATCACGAATAGCTCAGTCAGATGTGAGATTCACTCCCTCAGAAAAACAGATGAGATTCTACAATAATGTGGTACGTTGATTGTCACTGATCcaggattttatttttaattccaagTTATCTGACTAATTGAATTAGCGTTCCCTCAGAATTTCTCATATAGGTGTAAAGTGCCTTGCTCAGTTTATTCCACAAAAAGACACGACAGAATTACAAATTCATGCAGCAGCAACAGCACACCAACAGCttgttctaggccattaagtgcggccttttgaatgaatccaaattttgtaattGGCCAAATAAAAgatgtcacaaaatggagaatctctgtatttgcaaagcctgcttggGCTCTTTCTGTGAAAGTTGCAAGGTGTGAGTCACAGCCCCAAGGAGTCTGGACCCTAGATGGAAGTTGAGGAtcaggtgaggtccagatgtccttcctTTTATTAATacgtatgagggttttgcagaagagctgagcaggtttgcaaatgcatgattaggATGAATTAGCCCTCAACATAACAGAACAacttcacgcaatactccaaaaggaaaatatatattattcaatTGCTTTGGATGAATCAACTGATACTACTGACTCGGTGCATGTTTTATACTTCATTCGGGCCATAACAGATGATTTTCTTTTCTACGAAGAGTTACTCGCTTTGGGCACTCTTACGGGTAGAACACGagaatagatttcttcaacaattttcaagataaatgtcgtgAAGTTCGACTGGATTTGGTTAATTTAGTGAGTGTATGTACAGATGGTGCACCTTCCATGACAGGAAAGCGTGGAGGGTTAATTGCACAATTAAAAAAGGTATTATCAGATCCAGATGCTCTCATTTCTTATCATTGTATCTTACATCAGCAAAATCTCTGTGCTAAATCTACTATTTTAAGTCACACTTTGCAACAAGTTATAAGTATTGTTAACTATATTCGTGCAAATGCAACACGGCAGCGTCATTTTTGTAATATGCTAAAGTTGGACgatgtagaagggtttcggcccaaaacgttgcctatttccttcgctccatagatgctgcctcacccgctgagtttctccagcatttttgtctaccttcgattttccagcatctgcagttccttcttaaacatatagtcttccactgactggttagcaagagaCAATAagtttttcactttacctcggttcACGTAACAATAACTAAGTTAAACTAGAAACATTAGACCATAGCCATTCTCAACTACTCTCTCAGGATTTACAGAGGTTGGTTTAGAATGAAAGACATCTTTCATGAGCCTTCTAAAATAACATTCTGGCAGAGTACAATAACATGTCTCTATCTGGTATGTGTTATGGCAGAGATCTAAAATAAATAGCAATTAGATTTACCACACACATTTTCTTGCTGCATCCAGTAATGTTGATGTGCGGGATGCACTTCTAGAGAAAGTGTGCCAGATGGGGCACTGAAAGGCAGTCGGATCTGAGCCTGTTACAAGAAATTGGTCCACAAAGGCATGATATTGAGCCAACAATAACTCTTTCCCTTGGAGAAGGGCTGCCGAGGACAGAGTCTGCCTAAACAAAATGTACATAAAATTCACTCCTTAAATGGTAAAATGCTGTTGAAATGACATCTAATCAGTATCTGAAGAAGGCATCTCCAAGATCGGACTAAATCACAGTCATCCATCATCACTCAATGGATGAAGACTCTATATTGCAACATAGGCAATGGAGAAAATTGCCATCATTTCCATCCTTCCAAATTTATTTTGATATGTGCTGGCATATCAAATTAAGATAAATCATTACAAATTACGGTTTGAATTATAGTAGCATGTTAACCTCTGCATAGGTTTGTCTAATAGctaaaaggatctcgacccaaaacatcacttatccacaatctccagagatgttacctaacctgaggagttactccatcactttgtgtccctttgtctaAAAGCTgttgggcgacacagtggcgcagctgataaAAGCTGctacctcatagtgccagagacccaagttcgatcctaacctcgggtactgtctgtgtggagtttgcatggtctctcgacagcatgggtttcctctgggtgcaccggtttccacccacatcgcaAAACGTATGGTTGTGGCCTCAGTAAATtagccttagtgtgtagggactggatgtgaaagtagaataacatagaactagtgcgaacaggGGATAAATGGTTAATGTGGGTTTGGTGGGTCAATGGGCCTGTGTCCAAACTGCAtctttctttcaatcaattcaatactTAAGACATATGTATTGGTAACAACCAAGATATCTATTACCCCCTCCTTTATGATGAAAACCTGTTATAGAAgtatgaagaatggtctcggcctgaaacattacccattccttctatccagagatgctgcctgtcccgctgagttactccagcattgtgtctatcttcattgcaaaccagcatctgcagttccttcctacacctagaaGTTTACCTACTCCCCTCTCCAGATTATCTAACTAGTCTTTCTCTCCAGTGAATAGATGAGAAGTAATAATTTCACACCTCACCCATGTCTGCTGGTTTAATTTGCCCACAATGGGCATTCCTCTTTCTCTTGTTACCCTCTTCCTATTAATTTACttatattaaatattaatttaattcCCATCccatttaatttaaaatgttttcctTGTCAGCTAATGATATTTTgtgctcactccctccccccacctctgctCCACTCTTATACTTCTGATGGGCCTCACCCATTTTCAGTTCTCTATATTTGTCACataattagtttttttttctttacccACCCCTCTATGCCCTTTGCCATCCTGGGTTCCTTGGACTTGCTGACCTTACCATTCACCCTCATGGAAACATGTAGGCTTGAACATTTACCCTGACCTACTGGAGTCATACAATTCACAATGACTCAGAACGTTATGCATTTTCATTATTCCACTCATTGAATAATCTTCAGCCAGGAGTGGAGGCAAAAATTAAGACATTTGCTCAGCAACACAAACTGCATGCCGAGTTAGCAAATCACTTCCTAACTTCCCTTCTAAATTATAGAGTTTTGTTGACATGGGTAATTTGTGCAAGTTTCCCTAAATACTCTTAACCTGTGTTGTGCTTTATATTTCTCCATTCACAAGAGCATGGTTGTCTTTCATTCTCTTTTGTTTTTATCTTTTCAGTTTACGTCATCCTCAGACTGGCCATGATCTTGTTGAAAGGTGgatctgaatggtctactccttgtATCTTGTTCCGATTTTGTTTAATGATCATTTATCAGGCATTTAATCAAATTTCTTCCGAAAGTCCAAATGCAGCACATTGAATGAATTGTACTTATCTGTTCTACTTATTAAGTTTAAACATCTCCCACATTTGTCAAACTTGttattttttcctctcataaaTCCAGGCTGAGACTATCTAATccaatgtttaaaaaggaactgcagatgctggaaaatcgaaagtagacaaaaatgctggagaaactcagcgggtgaggcagcatctatggagcgaaggaaatagtcgacgtctcaacacgaaacgtcgcctatttccttcgctccatggatgctgcctcacccgctgggtttctccagcatttttgtctactatccaATTCAATTATCGTTGCAAATTACTCTGAATCATAGATGTCAGCATTTTCAGCAATACACTTGCTCCCTGTCACTTACTTCCACATTACCACAGGAGCATTGATTTGCTCCCTATCACATTACCGTTTGGGTCACTACCCTGTTCTTTGGTTTTTATATCAATTAACAAATCTCTCCCAAATACCGTGCCCATGTTTAATCATTGATTACCTGGACCAGCTAAAATCAGAAAAGAATCAATGATTTCACAAAATTTTCACGCCTCTTCCATATTGTGCAGGGTTGGTGTTTCAGTAATCTTAGCCAAACCTTCAGCACATTTAACATCCTGCTGGATTCAAGATCCATCTGCATAATCTCCACAAGTACATGAACAGTTCGGGAGAAAGAAATAATTCTAGGATTGAGAAAAAAAACACATCACCcagtaaggacacaaagtgctggagtaacagcgagtctagcagcatcactggagaacatggatagtttccGGTCAAGACCTTCTTTGGTATCAAGTCAATTCCATTAATAGACCCTGTATTATGACCTTAGCAATGATGTTCTCTCACACACTACCTACTATCAGTATCTTTTTCCCCACCTCTTCGATAACCAAATTATAATTATATTTGTTGACAATGAAGGAATCAACAGTAggttccatgtttcctgatgcagcAAGAAAAAAATGACCTGTTTATTTATAAACCTGACCACTTCATGTATTTTCACAAGATGGTTCCACAGCTGCTCTAGATCTAAATGAGTAATTTCCTCATCCTTTAAGGGACTTCATTTCTACCCGTCAGCGGTTGCGACTAGATTAAAGTACCTCTGATAACTTTTAACTTTAAAGGTCTTCTGTCCCTTACAAAGAACAGTTTCTGGCCCATGTATCCTGACTCTGATCATTGTTTCACCTGGAAGTTTGTGTCGTTGCATGGTGGGAAGAGGGGAGGTAAAAGGACAAGCATTGCAATTCCTGGGATTGCACTGGAAAGCGCCAAAGGATGGGGATTGGTAGGCAGGGACAGAAGAGCGGACAGAGTCATGCAGAAAGCTTATCAACACATTGCACAGCCCAAGAAGCTTAATGTGTTGGGAACCGTCCCCATTGTCATTTCAACTTATTCTGTCAGATATTCTCTTTGTATTACACATCATTTCCTCACCTTCTCCCCTACTAAAGAGCAACTTAGTAACATGCATTTTTCTTTCTTCATTCTGACGAagttagtcatacagcgtggaaacccttcagcccaacttgcccgctcCGATGAACGTGCCCCATTGACACTAGTCCCGCCAGCctttgcttggcccatatccctccaaacctatcctgtccatgtacctgtctaaatgatctTGCACCCTAAATATTGAGTTTCTCTTTCCATTGACACCTCCTCAACTGTTGAGTAGttgcagcactttgtggttttaaTACAGATTTCCCATTTGTGCAGTTTTTTTATTTTGATGATTACAATAAAACTAGCCAGATCATCCAGCATTGACCAGGGCATAAACAACTGGGTAAATGCCAAACTTTTGATCAGAAACATCAGTGGTCTTGCACCTGAACAGGAAGACCTTAATCACAAAGTAAAAGGGTTTTAACATCTTCACAGTGAATCATACTCAACCTTGTAAGAAATGCTGCTCCTGGAGATTTCTAGATCACAGCTGAGAGGGTGTTTAATTTAGCTGATGAAAAACATGATAGACAAAGCTGAAATCTAAGCTCAACCTCCAGGCCAATCTTTAGGCAAATACGTCAAAGCAAATATTTATAAATATGCAAGACTGTGATATTGAGGATGCAAACAATTATCAAAATAGTTAATAATGCATCGATGCAGGTCACATAAATCTTGGTATAAGCATGTCTAGCCTATGCATAAGTTCCAGGTGGCAGCCTGATTGGTATCTACAATCCGTGGGGTTCATGCTCCCATGCCTTGTGAATCATAAGGACTTTTGCGTATCATTTCTAAGAATGAGGGACCAGACCAGTCCATAGCACTTCAGGTGCAGTCTCAGCAGGGCTCTTTACAGTTGGAATACCCTTCTACTGAATATACCAATATACCATTTACctgtgcatgaaggaactgcagatgccggtttacatttGCTTTCCTTGCTTCTAGCTCACCCTGCATATCAGCAGTCACTGATTCAATGTATTCGAACACACAGGTCTCTCTAAAAAATCAACACCTTTCAATCTCACCATTTAAAAGTACTCTACTGTTCTAAATTTTCTCCCTTGTATTTTTCCATATTGGATTTCATCTAACTTGTCAATTTCCTCAAGAGGTTTCTCTCTATTTTCCTCACAGGTAACATTACTTTCCAACTTTCCATCATCTTTAAACTTGGATATGTTATACTTGATTCCCCCTCTCCATCCAAATAGTTGATGTGGATTGGGAGCAGCTGCAGCCCCAGCATGTATCCAAGCAGCACTCAATACATCACTGCCTCACAtcctgaaaaatcacccattcatgATTCCTGGATGTTTTCTGTTTGTCATACAATTATCCGCACCAATGCTTTATCCCAATAACAACTCCTGAGCAATAGATTTCCTACTATTGATATCAAGCCAACTGATCTATGATcacctgcttttttttttaactttcctaAATAGTGAGGTTATATTTCCAATCTTTAACCTGTGGGAACCATTCTAGAACCTATGCAATTAAGGATGCTGATCATTAGTATCTGGGGATTGATTTCCTAACTACCATTAATTTTCCAAATCTAGATTTTTACTAATGTTATCCTCTAAAAGTCGTACACTTGACTCATAGTCCTCCACTACTtctagaatttagtttagtttagtttagaggcacaccatggaaacagaccctttggcccatgttCAGgctgccatcgatcacccattcacactttttctaagttatcccactttctcacccactccctacacattagaagcacatttacagaggttaattaacctacaaacctgcacatgtttgggttgtgggagaaaactggagcacccagaacaaaatcacacggtcacagggaaaatgtgcgaaCTTCACACTGACAGCACTtgcagtcagaatcaaacccaggactctgacaggcagcagctctaccagctgcgcctctGTGCTGCCCCGTTTTCTGTGTCTTCTTCCATAATTCAGacacaaaatatttattttgttacttcctcaaagtaaTTCATCTTGtttcaactaatttcattttcacAGGTGCACGGAAGATCTTTTAACCTGTTCTTATtcacatttcttttttcttatcgaTGCTTTGGTCTGCTGAATTCCAGAATTTTCATAATCTTTAAGCCTCTAGCTCTTTTTACCATAAATCCTTTATAAGCCTTTCCCTTTGATCTAATATTATCTTTAACATCTCTTGGCAGCCAAACTGGACTACTTTTTCTGTTGGATTTTTTAGTCATTTTATTGCTATTTTTTGGTGTTGTTTCCCAATTTCACAACCTAAATCTTTATATGGCAAAATCAGCCATTATCCCGTCCTAATTCAACATAAAGATACCATGAATCTAACACTAAAAAATATTTGCAATCTTCCTATGAACATAAACAAATAAAAGTTAATGACCTCATCACTCCCTCAGGCACAGACTTCCCTTTTCCCATCACAGCTGCACCCTCTTCACCCTTATTCCCTTTTCAATACCCATGTGAATAAGATTATTCACAATTTTTAGCTGTCAGCTATTTAACACCATGCCATGTTTAACTCATCTTGAAAAAATGTTGGTTCTGCTGCATTTTATCTTCATATTTGTTCAAGAGGATAGTGGCATCCATCTCCGACCTGGCCACCCACAAGCTGATTATTGCATATTTCCTTTATTGCTAAGATTATATAATTACATTAGACCTCTGATACCAAAAATATTTCCTTCTTCTAATTAatgtcaacttttttttttttaattcacttttcTCGTAAAACCTGATACCGTGAGACATCAAAATCTGTAATCTGCTCAGGAATGGTCGATTAACTGTTGACTTTTTACCCAGAGAATCTCTAATGCATCAATAAACTCATTGACAATTTCAGGATGGGTTACCTTGCCTTGCGGAGCAATGATCTGGCTATCCAATTGCTGCATATTTTGTATTGCTAAAACAGTAAATAGAGCTTTACCCAATATTTCAGATGGGAATCAGCCATACCGAGTTATGGATTCAAATGCATAATCTAAACTATCCTAAAAAGCTATTTACTTTATCCGGCGGTTTCAATCCTCAGTTATCTTGCCCCTCACACCGTTTCTTTTGCTTTATTCTTACTGATTAATTAGTTTACTGTACCAAATGTAATTCTTCTTTCCAAATAATTTTCTCAACCAATGTCATGATTTGAGTACTAGGTGTAATTTAGGGGATACAGGAAGAACATGAGAACGATTCCAAATTAGATCTATGAAAaattaatactttaaaaaaaaccaaGAAATATAtcggttagacaaaaatgctggagaaactcagcgggtgaggcagcatctatggagcgaaggaaataggcaacgtttcgagtcaagacccttcctcagtctgaagaagggtctcgacccgaaagttgcctatttccttcgctctatcgatgctgcctcacccgctgagtttctccattttttgtctatcttcgattttccagcatctgcagttccttcttaaacaaatatatcAGTTAAATTTGCTGAAATAGTCTGTGTCTGTTTAAAATTTATGAAACTCTTTGAAAAAGACAAATAGTAAATGATTGTTTCCACATCAGCAAATGGGTTAAATATGTAAAAGATAATCTACAATTAATGCCAGTATTACATGTATAAATAACGACAGAAATTTCTCCACCAATATAATAAATGTGAACTAATAACCACTGCATCAGCACTAGAACCGAGTCAATTTACttgcaccaaccaacatgttaAATGGGAACTGTTTGATTTGCATGATCATATATAAGCCACTCTCACGTAAAATACAAGAGACTGATGCTTGCAGCAGAGTGCAACAATGAATGTCACAAATGAATTAGATGAAACCAAACTACTGAATATCGTAGTACCATTGCTGTTGGTGGAATTTGTTCTTGGCTCAATTGGGAACGCCATTGCTTTGTGGATCTTCTGCTTTCGGATGAAACCTTCAAAGCCAAGTATCATTTATTTGTTTAATCTGACTCTAGCTGACTTTCTTTTGATGTGTTGCTTGCCATTTCGACTGGCTTACTATGTGAACGAAAAGAACTGGATTTTTGGGGACGGTGCTTGCCGTGTGCTATTATTTATGGTGTCTTTGAACCGAGCAGGAAGCATTGCTTTTCTCACTCTTGTCGCATTAGATCGCTATTTCAAAGTAGTTCATCCGCATCATAAACTGAACTCTCTATCTCAAGCACATGCAATAATTGGAGTGACTCTTATCTGGGCTATGATGATAGCAATGACCTCGTACCTTCTCTTTGAAAGTCATGTGTTTAAGCAGAATAACCTTACATTCTGTGAAAGTTTCAACTTGTACAATCCTTCAAATGTTGGTGCAACATGGCATGATGTTTTGTTTGTTGTTGAGTTTGTTGCACCACTGGCTGTTATCCTCTATTGTACTTACTCAATCGTTTCAAGACTTCGGCCCACAAAAAATGAAATCAGAAGAAAGTTCATGAAGGCTAAACGTGTCGTGATGGCTGTGGCTGTGGTGTTCGTACTGAGTTTCCTGCCCAGCAACGTTGGAAGAATTGTTGTACTGTTGATGCAACCAAACAAGACTAAAGCTAGCAAGGAATACTGGGCAGCAGTTGAGGGCTTCTACGTAACACTCTGCCTAACCTACATCAATAGCATGCTTGATCCAATTGTCTATTATTTCTCAAGTTcaaaatttaaaaacattttacacCTAAAGCATTCAAAATAAGCTGGAAATGATAAATTCTCAAAACGCACCTGGCATTTCTACCACTAACAGCAACCAGTTCAGACAAGGAGAAAAGATCAGACTTACGTCATATTATCATAACTGGCATTTAAACcggtttaaaagaaaactttatGCAAACATGTGGGAGGCTGGTAGCAGGAAGGCAACAGAGTGCATACACCCACTGAAAATGCAAGAAGATCTGCTGAACATTGGACAATGGGAGTGAATCGAATGTAACTGAACTTGGGAGTTGCCTTACTATGCTGTACCATTGTCAATTTCCACCCGTCTCATAACCAACAAGTGGTCAGAGAAGTCGCAGTATCTTAAGCTACTGTTCATGGTGATATATCTTTCCTTGCCTTCTCTGGATCATACAAGATCCTCAAGTGCTTGCATTTACAAATAAGTAGTATTTGCAATATTAATTGTTCATTGTAATATGCTTCGATTTGAAAAAGAAATGTGCTCATTTGGTTTTCAAAATAGAAATAAAACGAACATCCCATTAACCAATATCTGAACAAAATAAATGTCAGTGAAAgtaacaatc is part of the Amblyraja radiata isolate CabotCenter1 chromosome 25, sAmbRad1.1.pri, whole genome shotgun sequence genome and harbors:
- the LOC116987143 gene encoding hydroxycarboxylic acid receptor 1-like; translation: MNVTNELDETKLLNIVVPLLLVEFVLGSIGNAIALWIFCFRMKPSKPSIIYLFNLTLADFLLMCCLPFRLAYYVNEKNWIFGDGACRVLLFMVSLNRAGSIAFLTLVALDRYFKVVHPHHKLNSLSQAHAIIGVTLIWAMMIAMTSYLLFESHVFKQNNLTFCESFNLYNPSNVGATWHDVLFVVEFVAPLAVILYCTYSIVSRLRPTKNEIRRKFMKAKRVVMAVAVVFVLSFLPSNVGRIVVLLMQPNKTKASKEYWAAVEGFYVTLCLTYINSMLDPIVYYFSSSKFKNILHLKHSK